One Micromonospora sp. WMMD1120 genomic region harbors:
- a CDS encoding ABC transporter permease, translating into MITAVTDGWTMTRRNMTHVVRAPEELILYFSLPIMFVLVFGYVFGSGMQVPGGGNYREFLLPGVFVMTMLYGLGATATGVALDLSRGVVDRFRSMPMARSALMTGRGAADLLRAVLEMSTLLVCGLLVGWQWHLGAGRALLAVGLLLLLRIAITWVGIYLALLVRNPDTVGVIVFPAAFPFTAISNIFVAPELMPSFVGAISAWNPLSATVAAIRELFGNPGLGGDSWPAEHAMLLAVGWPVLLIAIFAPLAVRRYRRLSR; encoded by the coding sequence ATGATCACCGCTGTCACCGACGGCTGGACGATGACCAGGCGGAACATGACACACGTGGTCCGCGCCCCCGAGGAGCTGATCCTCTACTTCTCGCTACCGATCATGTTCGTCCTGGTCTTCGGGTACGTGTTCGGCAGCGGCATGCAGGTGCCCGGAGGCGGCAACTATCGGGAGTTCCTGCTGCCCGGGGTGTTCGTGATGACGATGCTGTACGGGCTGGGCGCCACCGCTACCGGAGTGGCGCTGGACCTGAGCCGGGGGGTCGTCGACAGGTTCCGCTCGATGCCGATGGCGCGGTCCGCGCTGATGACCGGTCGCGGTGCGGCCGACCTGCTGCGCGCCGTACTGGAGATGTCCACCCTGCTGGTCTGCGGCCTGCTCGTCGGCTGGCAGTGGCATCTCGGCGCGGGTAGGGCGCTGCTCGCCGTCGGGCTCCTCCTGCTGCTGCGGATCGCGATCACCTGGGTCGGGATCTACCTGGCGCTGCTGGTCCGCAACCCGGACACGGTCGGCGTGATCGTGTTTCCGGCGGCGTTCCCCTTCACCGCGATCTCCAACATCTTCGTGGCGCCCGAGCTGATGCCGTCGTTCGTCGGGGCGATCTCGGCGTGGAACCCGTTGTCCGCGACGGTCGCGGCGATCCGCGAGCTGTTCGGCAATCCGGGCCTGGGTGGCGACTCCTGGCCGGCGGAGCACGCGATGCTCCTGGCGGTGGGGTGGCCGGTGCTGCTGATCGCGATCTTCGCTCCGCTGGCCGTCCGCCGCTACCGGCGGCTGAGTCGCTGA
- a CDS encoding ATP-binding cassette domain-containing protein encodes MTTFEVTAEGLGKRYGPTRALDGFDLAVPRGSVHGLLGPNGAGKTTAVRILATLLRFDTGRATVAGFDVLRQPGQVRARIGLTGQYAAVDEILSGRQNLELFGRLFRLGPREARRRASELLERFGLDEAAGRSAGEYSGGMRRRLDIAASLIRTPRVLFLDEPTTGLDPRSRNQVWDLVRALVRDGTTVLLTTQYLEEADQLADRISVIDAGRVVADGTPDELKSMTGGDRIEVVVRDVADLTRAARVVAPITHAQPDIDTEVRRLSVPVVDGVAALVAVVRALDDAAVAVEDIGLRRATLDEAFLHLTGRRTDDAREQAGTRGEAAVA; translated from the coding sequence ATGACGACATTCGAGGTGACCGCCGAGGGTCTGGGCAAGCGGTACGGCCCGACCCGCGCGCTTGACGGGTTCGACCTGGCCGTGCCGAGGGGCAGTGTGCACGGGCTGCTCGGGCCGAACGGCGCGGGCAAGACGACGGCCGTCCGCATCCTCGCCACGCTGCTGCGGTTCGACACCGGTCGGGCCACAGTGGCCGGGTTCGACGTGCTGCGCCAGCCGGGCCAGGTGCGCGCCCGGATCGGGCTGACCGGGCAGTACGCCGCCGTGGACGAGATCCTGAGCGGACGGCAGAATCTGGAGCTGTTCGGCCGGCTGTTCCGGCTCGGCCCACGGGAGGCCCGCCGCCGCGCCAGTGAGCTGTTGGAACGGTTCGGGCTCGACGAGGCGGCGGGCCGGTCCGCCGGTGAGTACTCGGGCGGGATGCGCCGCCGACTGGATATCGCCGCCAGCCTGATCCGTACGCCCCGGGTGCTCTTCCTGGACGAGCCGACGACCGGCCTGGACCCGCGCAGCCGCAACCAGGTGTGGGACCTCGTCCGCGCCCTGGTGCGGGACGGAACCACGGTGCTGCTCACCACCCAGTACCTGGAGGAGGCCGACCAGCTCGCCGACCGGATCTCGGTGATCGACGCCGGCCGGGTGGTGGCCGACGGCACCCCGGACGAGCTGAAGTCGATGACCGGCGGCGACCGGATCGAGGTGGTGGTGCGCGACGTCGCCGACCTGACCCGGGCCGCCCGCGTCGTCGCGCCGATCACGCACGCGCAGCCCGACATCGACACCGAGGTACGGCGACTCAGCGTGCCGGTGGTCGACGGCGTCGCCGCGCTCGTCGCCGTGGTGCGGGCGCTCGACGACGCCGCCGTCGCGGTCGAGGACATCGGTCTGCGGCGCGCGACGCTGGACGAGGCGTTCCTGCACCTGACCGGGCGCCGGACCGACGACGCCCGCGAGCAGGCCGGTACGCGTGGAGAGGCGGCCGTCGCATGA
- a CDS encoding phosphatase PAP2 family protein, which produces MRLRPVRPAGWWFDAILLVGLVGLTVALAADHLFGLDRTVADWADAHRPTAAYWIARVLNFLGQGTPLTLIGVGLGVLLAVRLRSVRPILPPVVGFVLTTFTIGPLKVWTARAAPSASVKEPFLPPEQTLPLFHDDLPVRFAQSYPSGHVANAIVWYGVIALLLAPLAHSFGRQLPSRLVTVIRVAPPLVVLTTTTYLGWHWLTDSVAGLLLGLLLDRLLHRVPWDDLPLPGRLRGWDRPFTSYP; this is translated from the coding sequence CTGCGGCTACGGCCCGTCCGCCCGGCCGGCTGGTGGTTCGACGCCATTCTGCTCGTCGGTCTGGTCGGGTTGACAGTGGCGCTCGCCGCCGATCACCTCTTCGGGCTGGACCGTACCGTCGCCGACTGGGCCGACGCGCACCGGCCGACCGCCGCGTACTGGATCGCCCGGGTGCTGAACTTCCTCGGTCAGGGCACCCCGCTCACGCTGATCGGTGTCGGGCTGGGTGTGCTGCTCGCCGTCCGGCTGCGCTCGGTGCGGCCGATCCTGCCGCCGGTGGTCGGCTTCGTGCTGACCACCTTCACGATCGGGCCGCTCAAGGTGTGGACCGCGCGGGCCGCGCCGAGCGCCAGCGTCAAGGAGCCGTTCCTGCCGCCCGAGCAGACCCTGCCGCTGTTCCACGACGACCTGCCGGTCCGGTTCGCCCAGTCCTACCCGTCGGGGCACGTCGCCAACGCGATCGTCTGGTACGGCGTCATCGCGCTGCTGCTGGCCCCGCTGGCCCACAGCTTCGGCCGGCAGCTCCCGTCCCGGCTGGTCACCGTGATCCGGGTGGCGCCGCCGCTGGTCGTCCTCACCACCACCACCTACCTGGGCTGGCACTGGCTCACCGACTCGGTGGCCGGGCTGCTGCTCGGGCTGCTGCTGGACCGGCTGCTGCACCGGGTGCCCTGGGACGATCTGCCGCTCCCCGGCCGGTTACGCGGATGGGACCGGCCGTTCACGTCGTACCCCTAG
- a CDS encoding APC family permease, with product MDHLARRLGVPDAVVIGLGAMLGAGVFVVFGPAAAAAGGAGLLPALVLAGFVAYCNATSSARLAARYPESGGTYVYGRERLGPFAGFLAGWGFVVGKTASCAAMALTIGAYLWPGQARLVAAGAVLAVTAVNLLGIGKTAAVTRALVALVLAVLAVVAVVGVLGGPVRLARLTETGGSVRGVLTAAGLLFFAFAGYARIATLGEEVRDPRRTIPRAVPVALGVVLVIYLVLAVITLGVLGADRLAGSAAPLVDVVTAADLPGLAWVVRAGATIAVTGVLLSLVAGVGRTTLAMARRRDLPGALAAVHPVRQVPHRAEVAVATVVVLVVLLGDVRQAIGFSSCTVLVYYAITNAAALTLGPDPDRRVPVRALAGLGLIGCLLLAVSLPLGSVVAGFGVLAVGAVVFGLRRVGQRPSRW from the coding sequence GTGGATCACCTGGCGCGGCGGCTCGGCGTACCCGATGCGGTTGTCATCGGTCTCGGCGCGATGCTCGGCGCGGGCGTCTTCGTGGTCTTCGGCCCGGCCGCGGCGGCGGCCGGCGGCGCCGGCCTGCTGCCGGCGCTGGTGCTCGCCGGCTTCGTCGCCTACTGCAACGCGACCAGCTCGGCGCGGTTGGCGGCCCGCTACCCGGAGTCCGGCGGCACCTACGTCTACGGCCGGGAACGCCTCGGGCCGTTCGCCGGGTTCCTGGCCGGCTGGGGCTTCGTCGTCGGCAAGACGGCGAGCTGCGCCGCGATGGCGCTGACCATCGGGGCGTACCTGTGGCCGGGGCAGGCCCGGCTGGTGGCGGCCGGCGCGGTGCTCGCGGTGACCGCCGTGAACCTGCTGGGCATCGGCAAGACGGCCGCCGTGACCAGGGCGCTGGTCGCGCTGGTGCTCGCGGTGCTGGCGGTGGTCGCTGTCGTCGGGGTGCTGGGCGGTCCGGTGCGCCTGGCCCGGTTGACCGAGACCGGTGGCTCCGTCCGGGGCGTGCTCACCGCCGCCGGCCTGCTGTTCTTCGCCTTCGCCGGGTACGCGCGGATCGCCACGCTCGGTGAGGAGGTCCGCGACCCGAGGCGGACCATCCCGCGTGCCGTGCCGGTGGCGCTCGGGGTGGTGCTGGTGATCTACCTGGTGCTGGCGGTGATCACGCTCGGGGTGCTCGGGGCCGACCGGCTGGCCGGTTCCGCCGCGCCACTGGTCGACGTGGTGACCGCCGCCGACCTGCCCGGCCTGGCCTGGGTCGTGCGCGCCGGGGCCACCATCGCCGTCACCGGGGTGCTGCTGTCTTTGGTCGCCGGGGTCGGCCGGACCACGCTGGCGATGGCCCGTCGCCGCGACCTGCCCGGCGCGCTGGCGGCCGTGCACCCGGTGCGCCAGGTGCCGCACCGCGCCGAGGTGGCGGTGGCCACGGTGGTGGTCCTGGTCGTGCTCCTCGGCGACGTGCGGCAGGCGATCGGCTTCTCCAGCTGCACGGTGCTGGTCTACTACGCGATCACCAACGCGGCGGCGCTGACCCTGGGCCCGGACCCGGACCGGCGGGTGCCGGTCCGGGCGCTCGCCGGACTGGGGTTGATCGGCTGCCTGCTGCTGGCGGTCAGCCTGCCGTTGGGCAGCGTCGTCGCGGGCTTCGGCGTGCTCGCCGTCGGTGCCGTCGTGTTCGGTCTGCGGCGGGTCGGTCAGCGACCCAGCCGCTGGTAG